In a single window of the Papaver somniferum cultivar HN1 chromosome 8, ASM357369v1, whole genome shotgun sequence genome:
- the LOC113302595 gene encoding polyadenylate-binding protein 2-like, with protein MEQHHEDHEHEEHEQGEHEVYGGEIPDEGEMDADIEMSRVDDDDNDPNSKENLEEMKKRLKEIEDEAGALREMQAKVEKEMGSVQDPNGAGATQAEKEEVDSRSIYVGNVDYACTPEEVQQHFQSCGTVNRVTILTDKFGQPKGFAYVEFVEVDAVQNALLLNESELHGRQLKVSAKRTNVPGMKQFRGRRPGNPYLGFRGRRPFPAAAPFFPSPYGYGKAPRFRRPMRYRPYF; from the exons ATGGAGCAACATCACGAAGACCACGAGCATGAAGAACACGAACAAGGTGAGCATGAAGTTTACGGAGGTGAAATACCAGATGAAGGAGAGATGGATGCTGATATTGAAATGTCTAGGGTTGACGACGATGATAATGATCCTAATTCCAAGGAG AACTTGGAAGAGATGAAGAAAAGACTGAAAGAGATCGAAGATGAAGCTGGTGCACTTCGTGAGATGCAAGCTAAAGTTGAGAAAGAGATGGGTTCTGTTCAAG ATCCCAATGGTGCTGGCGCTACCCAAgctgaaaaagaagaagttgatTCCCGCTCAATATATGTTGGTAAT GTGGACTATGCGTGTACCCCTGAGGAAGTGCAGCAGCATTTTCAATCATGTGGAACAGTAAACAGAGTGACTATTTTGACAGACAAGTTTGGACAGCCTAAAGGATTTGCTTATGTCGAGTTTGTCGAGGTTGATGCTGTCCAAAATGCTCTGCTTTTAAATGAATCAGAGTTGCATGGGCGTCAACTGAAG GTATCAGCTAAGCGAACCAATGTACCCGGAATGAAGCAATTTCGGGGTAGACGGCCAGGCAATCCTTATCTAGGTTTTCGAGGACGGAGACCTTTCCCAGCAGCAGCCCCATTCTTTCCATCTCCTTACGGATATGG CAAAGCTCCAAGGTTCAGGCGCCCAATGAGGTATAGGCCGTACTTTTGA
- the LOC113302594 gene encoding trihelix transcription factor ASIL2-like, with product MVWWLYGFAIVIPIHPWVAVADPLLSLISDFSFSLSTPNNNNYPTTTQFFNNVHFTHHHLPLLFQLHHHPFLSLTTTTNPNPNSSYLFITMDMDSQNLSPLSTPNQQQKQTTSPSSLTKPSSITRRVPPPCWTHEETSALIDSYHEKWYSLRRGNLRASHWEEVADAVARRCNLVVPSKTSVQCRHKVEKLRKRYRTEVQKSLMTPAHHRFSSSWVFFKRMDLMEKGPSSTATGVDEDEQGGGDEEEEEEDDDDEEQGGGGEEEDDFRPRYNFDQKNHHNTAYNMSIPNSLNLPNLRNFDCSIMPNGRVGSSSSSGGFRFRIPSAEQQQQRRSAPNFTYAKPKNYGAKFDENAMPNFMPNPNFTSPSSSSRFTNGGVGSSSRLRSGSGKSSGGGGSKGKRKMDPVEEMVSAVRSLGEGFMRMEQMKLEMAREVEKMRMDMELKRTEMILDSQQRIVDAFAKGFSAKKKAKKMSSPPDS from the coding sequence ATGGTGTGGTGGTTGTATGGCTTTGCTATCGTCATCCCCATCCATCCTTGGGTAGCGGTGGCGGATCCACTTCTCTCTCTCATCTCTgacttctctttctctctctctacacctaataataataattaccccACCACCACTCAATTTTTCAATAATGTCCACTtcacccaccaccacctcccccTCCTCTTTCAGCTCCACCACCACCCATTTCTTTCCCTCACGACCACAacaaaccctaaccctaattcCTCATATCTCTTCATCACTATGGATATGGATTCTCAAAATCTTTCTCCTCTCTCAACACCaaaccaacaacaaaaacaaacaactaGTCCATCCTCCTTGACAAAACCATCGTCAATAACAAGAAGAGTACCACCGCCATGTTGGACACATGAAGAAACCTCGGCTCTAATTGACTCCTACCATGAAAAATGGTATTCGCTTCGTCGCGGGAATCTCAGAGCTTCTCATTGGGAAGAAGTAGCTGATGCTGTTGCTCGCCGATGTAATCTTGTTGTTCCATCCAAAACATCTGTTCAATGTCGTCATAAAGTTGAAAAGCTTCGGAAACGTTATCGAACTGAAGTACAGAAATCACTAATGACTCCTGCTCATCATCGATTTTCCTCGTCCTGGGTTTTCTTTAAAAGGAtggatttaatggaaaaaggtcCTTCTTCAACTGCTACCGGTGTTGATGAAGATGaacaaggtggtggtgatgaagaagaagaagaggaagatgatgaCGATGAAGAACAAGGTGGCGGAGGCGAGGAAGAAGATGATTTCCGcccaagatataattttgatcagaAAAACCATCATAATACTGCTTATAATATGTCAATACCTAATTCCCTCAATTTGCCCAATTTGCGTAATTTTGATTGTTCAATCATGCCCAATGGCAGAGTAggaagtagtagtagtagtggaGGGTTTCGATTTAGAATTCCTAGtgcagaacaacaacaacaacggagGAGTGCTCCTAATTTTACATATGCCAAACCAAAGAATTATGGTGCTAAGTTTGATGAAAACGCAATGCCTAATTTTATGCCTAACCCCAATTTTACTAGTCCTAGTTCTAGTTCTAGGTTTACCAATGGCGGTGTTGGTTCGTCATCTAGGTTGAGATCTGGCTCTGGAaagagtagtggtggtggtggaagtaaGGGGAAGAGAAAAATGGATCCAGTTGAAGAGATGGTTTCTGCAGTTAGGTCATTGGGCGAAGGGTTTATGAGAATGGAACAAATGAAATTAGAAATGGCAAGGGAAGTTGAGAAAATGAGAATGGATATGGAGTTGAAACGGACTGAGATGATTCTTGATTCGCAACAAAGGATTGTTGATGCATTCGCGAAAGGGTTTTCTGCGAAAAAGAAGGCCAAGAAGATGTCTTCGCCACCTGATTCGTAG